A single Pantoea rwandensis DNA region contains:
- the rcsC gene encoding two-component system sensor histidine kinase RcsC has translation MKYLVSFRTTLRISRYLFRALALLLWTLGALLTTFFIINVLHEKENAVRQEFATNYGQAEWYVRHSADVMRELKYITENRLSNSSNGLDVLNGLPAGKSTLPQFTPLFSDGDCTSMSNTWRNSLDSLGYFINYWKSNFASAYELNRVFFIGGENQCLADFAIGNNNSVDRERSLKALRERVLHYRSGNEEERRNPMYWITPSSQPGVGNFYMVMPVYVANKLQALLGVEQNIRLDEFIQPGGLPLVATITDENYRPLLSSRRGGPGYALDDLPDDSTWFGYLNSYHQLVLKKPLPPSNLNVVWSLSTDVLVDQLKLMLINALLLNILSALILFTLAWVFERRMFLPAEDNAHRLEEHEQFNRKIVASAPVGICILRTSDGTNILSNELAHNYLTLLTQEDRQRLNEIIGGQQVNFVDVLTGTNTNLQISFVHSRYRNENVAICVLVDVSARVRMEQSLQEMAHAAEQASQSKSMFLATVSHELRTPLYGIIGNLDLLQTKSLPKGVESLVTAMNNSSSLLLKIISDILDFSKIESEQLKIEPRPFSPREVVNHIASNYLSLVVRKRLTLYVMIENDVPLTMDGDPMRLQQVISNLLNNAIKFTHTGCIILHAYVKDGYLAFRVRDTGVGIPAKEVTRLFDPFFQVGSGVQRNFQGTGLGLAICEKLINMMDGDIEVDSEPGMGSQFIIRIPIYAGQQPAPPLLDGLQEKAIWLDMRNDYLAVFLLRLLQQQGITIAHYQGNAGSDDVIISDHQDTVPQAVRAQIHICGQHIDMPQETAPGQWVQSSAMLHDLPSLLGRIYRINIDSETSTPLQLAAPQEANRYDDIMVLIVDDHPINRMLLSEQLGTLGYQTKTAQDGVDALNVLSRNHIDIVLSDVNMPNMDGYRLTQRLRQLGHAFPVIGVTANALAEEKQRCMDAGMDNCLSKPVTLDVLKSTLATYAERVRKSRKG, from the coding sequence TTGAAATATCTCGTCTCCTTTCGCACCACGCTTCGCATCTCGCGCTATCTGTTCCGTGCGCTGGCGCTGCTGCTTTGGACGCTGGGTGCGTTGCTGACCACTTTTTTCATCATCAACGTGCTACACGAGAAAGAGAATGCGGTACGTCAGGAGTTTGCGACCAATTATGGCCAGGCCGAATGGTATGTACGCCATTCTGCTGACGTGATGCGTGAACTGAAGTACATCACGGAAAACCGTCTGAGCAACAGCAGCAATGGTCTTGATGTGCTGAATGGCCTGCCTGCCGGCAAAAGTACCTTGCCGCAGTTCACGCCGCTGTTTTCCGATGGTGACTGCACCTCAATGAGCAATACCTGGCGCAACTCGCTCGATTCGCTGGGCTACTTCATCAATTACTGGAAAAGCAACTTTGCCTCCGCCTACGAACTCAACCGGGTGTTCTTTATTGGTGGTGAAAATCAGTGTCTGGCCGATTTTGCCATTGGTAATAACAATTCGGTCGATCGTGAACGTAGCCTGAAAGCACTGCGTGAGCGTGTGCTGCACTATCGCAGCGGCAACGAAGAAGAACGCCGTAATCCGATGTATTGGATCACACCGAGCAGCCAGCCTGGCGTCGGTAATTTCTATATGGTGATGCCGGTTTATGTGGCTAACAAGCTGCAGGCGTTGCTGGGCGTGGAACAAAATATCCGTCTTGATGAGTTTATTCAGCCAGGCGGATTGCCGCTGGTTGCCACCATCACTGACGAGAATTATCGCCCGCTGTTGAGTTCGCGACGCGGTGGGCCGGGTTATGCGTTGGATGATCTGCCGGATGACAGCACCTGGTTTGGCTATCTCAATAGCTATCACCAACTGGTGCTGAAAAAGCCGCTGCCGCCCTCCAATCTCAACGTCGTGTGGTCGCTTTCAACTGATGTGCTGGTGGATCAGCTCAAGCTCATGCTGATTAACGCCCTGTTGCTGAACATCCTCAGTGCGCTGATCCTGTTTACGCTGGCATGGGTTTTCGAACGTCGCATGTTCCTGCCGGCAGAAGACAACGCACATCGGCTGGAAGAGCACGAGCAGTTCAACCGCAAAATTGTCGCTTCGGCACCGGTTGGCATCTGTATTTTGCGCACCAGCGATGGCACCAATATTCTGAGTAACGAATTGGCGCACAACTACCTGACGCTGCTGACGCAGGAAGATCGCCAGCGTCTGAATGAGATTATCGGGGGGCAGCAGGTCAACTTTGTCGATGTGCTCACCGGCACCAATACCAACCTGCAAATCAGCTTTGTGCATTCACGCTATCGTAATGAAAACGTAGCGATTTGCGTGCTGGTAGACGTCTCAGCGCGTGTACGCATGGAGCAGTCATTGCAGGAGATGGCGCATGCGGCAGAGCAGGCCAGCCAGTCCAAATCCATGTTCCTTGCCACCGTCAGCCATGAGCTGCGTACCCCGCTGTACGGCATTATCGGTAACCTCGACCTGCTGCAAACCAAGTCATTGCCGAAAGGCGTCGAATCGCTGGTAACGGCGATGAACAACTCCTCGAGCCTGCTGCTGAAAATTATCAGTGATATTCTCGATTTCTCGAAAATTGAGTCGGAGCAGCTGAAAATTGAGCCGCGCCCGTTCTCGCCACGTGAGGTGGTCAATCACATCGCCAGCAACTATCTGTCGCTGGTGGTGCGTAAACGCCTGACGTTATATGTCATGATTGAAAACGATGTGCCGCTGACGATGGATGGCGATCCAATGCGTCTGCAGCAGGTCATTTCTAACCTGCTGAATAACGCCATCAAGTTCACCCATACTGGCTGCATTATTCTGCATGCCTATGTCAAAGATGGTTATTTAGCCTTCCGCGTGCGCGATACCGGCGTCGGTATTCCTGCGAAAGAAGTGACGCGTCTGTTCGATCCCTTCTTCCAGGTGGGCTCTGGCGTACAGCGCAATTTCCAGGGCACCGGGCTGGGTCTGGCAATCTGTGAAAAGCTGATCAACATGATGGACGGTGATATTGAGGTCGACTCTGAGCCGGGCATGGGTAGCCAGTTTATCATCCGTATCCCCATTTACGCGGGACAACAGCCTGCGCCGCCGCTGCTGGATGGTTTGCAGGAAAAAGCCATCTGGCTGGATATGCGCAATGATTATCTCGCGGTCTTCCTGCTACGTCTGTTGCAGCAACAGGGTATTACGATCGCGCATTATCAGGGCAATGCCGGTAGCGACGATGTGATTATTAGCGACCATCAGGATACGGTGCCACAGGCCGTGCGCGCGCAGATTCACATCTGTGGTCAGCATATCGACATGCCGCAGGAAACCGCGCCGGGTCAGTGGGTGCAGAGCAGTGCGATGCTGCACGATCTGCCTTCATTACTTGGCCGCATCTATCGCATCAATATTGATAGCGAAACCAGCACGCCGTTGCAGTTGGCCGCACCGCAAGAGGCCAACCGTTACGATGACATTATGGTACTGATTGTTGATGATCACCCGATTAACCGTATGTTGCTCTCTGAGCAGCTCGGCACACTGGGCTATCAAACCAAAACCGCACAGGATGGGGTCGATGCGCTGAACGTGCTGAGCCGTAATCACATTGATATTGTGCTGAGTGACGTCAATATGCCGAATATGGATGGTTATCGCCTGACGCAGCGCCTGCGTCAGCTGGGCCATGCCTTCCCGGTGATTGGGGTAACGGCCAATGCGTTGGCAGAAGAGAAGCAACGCTGTATGGATGCCGGGATGGATAACTGCCTATCCAAGCCTGTTACGCTTGATGTGTTGAAATCCACGTTGGCAACCTATGCCGAGCGGGTAAGAAAAAGCAGGAAAGGGTAG
- the rcsB gene encoding response regulator transcription factor RcsB gives MNNLNVIIADDHPIVLFGIRKSLEQIEWVNVVGEFEDSTALINSLSKLDANVLITDLSMPGEKYGDGITLIKYIKRHYPDLSIIVLTMNNNPAILSAVLDLDIEGIVLKQGAPTDLPKALAALQKGKKYTPESVAKLLEKISAGGYGDKRLSPKESEVLRLFAEGFLVTEIAKKLNRSIKTISSQKKSAMMKLGVENDIALLNYLSSVSATQVERD, from the coding sequence ATGAATAACCTGAATGTAATTATTGCCGATGACCATCCGATTGTTCTGTTCGGTATCCGTAAGTCTCTGGAACAGATCGAATGGGTCAACGTTGTAGGTGAGTTTGAAGACTCAACAGCACTGATTAACAGCTTGTCCAAACTGGATGCTAACGTTCTGATTACCGATCTCTCTATGCCTGGCGAGAAATACGGTGATGGCATCACACTGATTAAGTACATCAAACGTCACTATCCGGATCTATCAATTATCGTTCTGACCATGAACAATAACCCAGCGATTCTGAGCGCCGTATTGGATCTGGATATCGAAGGGATTGTACTGAAGCAAGGTGCACCCACCGATCTGCCAAAAGCGCTGGCAGCCCTGCAGAAAGGCAAAAAATATACGCCTGAAAGCGTGGCGAAACTGCTGGAAAAAATCAGTGCTGGCGGTTACGGAGACAAACGTCTGTCGCCGAAAGAGAGTGAAGTTCTGCGCCTGTTTGCAGAAGGTTTCCTGGTAACGGAAATCGCTAAAAAACTGAACCGCAGTATCAAAACCATCAGTAGCCAGAAGAAATCGGCGATGATGAAGCTCGGGGTGGAAAATGATATCGCCCTGCTGAATTACCTCTCTTCCGTGAGCGCGACTCAGGTTGAAAGAGATTAA
- the rcsD gene encoding phosphotransferase RcsD codes for MPYKFPLTSGNVTRFFVVFNLVLFLALGAMVHNSVNAWITEKRYAMTDLARAVQKRIDASRFATWQIYENLATSAAGSAPNANLLETRLRPDVYYLEKTRRKTEALIFGSHDSSTLDMTMRMSSYLDTLWGAENPTWSMYFLNGQDNSLIMISTLPLKDMATRYKESAINTLVDSRRAEMLQQANALDERESFSPLRHFAWQNDHYFTLRTTFNQPGHLATVVAFDLPINDLIPHSMPLENFQLIQDSTQSSSTSGDDSTSETTHVSLANPNLEIAASLPSTSLQLVYRVPLTSLAIDTLHNLMWPLLINLVLLLLSIAGITLLRQQSLRPNENQSAELDSLRMLNEEIVASLPVGLLVYDFATNRTLLSNKIAEHLLPHLNLQKIINMSDQHQGVLQATINNEVYEIRHARSVLSPHTQLFMMRDQDRELLVNKKLQKAQQVLDRNHQMRQQLMQNLGHALNRPLESMVAQLVQLSQRDDDESVLDLLDESQGLSRLVDDIVLLNRLEAHDWSPDASVFNLQELLDDIALESLPLMRRKGLALVVNNHLANDEMRFGDRRALRKVLTTLMHYALTTTQWGKITLEIKASENKPNSVLLQLVDTGSGLSVDELANVDFPYLGETTQDRYGQASGMAFFLCKQLCKQMGGQLEIIAKPDIGTRYNIQLPLALELQGEQEEKLLEGVTALVDIAVEDVHKIVCRQLENWGANCLTSDERLSGQDHDVLITDDPARLNGWALLLAGDEMGHHALNDQQYRVNFNLSNALLDALLALIEKQMAHDLMEESSEDEAATPLMSGGYFQLFTETVPPDVKRLYTEAAEKDYPSLAQTAHRLKGVFAMLNLVPGKQLCEELEHHIKLCEDLTIINTTSEIDAYVNQLLQQGNP; via the coding sequence CTGCCTTACAAATTTCCGCTGACCTCGGGTAACGTTACCCGTTTCTTCGTGGTGTTCAACCTGGTGCTGTTTCTGGCGCTGGGTGCCATGGTGCACAATAGTGTCAACGCCTGGATCACCGAGAAGCGTTACGCGATGACCGATTTGGCGCGTGCGGTGCAAAAACGTATCGATGCCTCGCGTTTCGCGACCTGGCAGATTTATGAAAATCTCGCCACCAGTGCGGCCGGATCTGCGCCCAATGCCAATCTGCTGGAAACCCGCCTGCGCCCGGATGTTTATTATCTGGAAAAGACGCGCCGTAAAACGGAGGCGCTGATCTTTGGCTCGCACGATAGCAGCACGCTGGATATGACGATGCGCATGTCCAGTTACCTCGATACGCTGTGGGGCGCTGAGAATCCCACCTGGTCGATGTATTTCCTGAATGGTCAGGACAACAGCCTGATCATGATCTCGACGCTGCCGTTAAAAGACATGGCAACGCGTTATAAAGAGAGCGCCATCAATACACTGGTCGACAGCCGTCGCGCTGAGATGTTGCAACAGGCAAATGCGCTGGACGAACGTGAAAGCTTTTCACCGCTGCGCCATTTCGCCTGGCAGAACGATCACTACTTTACCCTGCGTACTACCTTCAACCAGCCTGGTCACCTCGCCACGGTGGTCGCTTTTGATCTGCCGATCAACGATTTGATCCCACACAGCATGCCGCTGGAAAACTTTCAGTTAATTCAGGATTCCACGCAGTCTTCCAGCACCAGTGGCGACGATTCCACCAGCGAAACCACTCATGTGTCGCTGGCGAATCCCAATCTCGAAATTGCGGCGTCACTGCCCAGCACGTCGTTACAGCTGGTCTATCGCGTGCCGCTCACCAGCCTCGCTATCGATACTCTGCACAACCTGATGTGGCCGCTGTTGATCAATCTGGTGCTGCTGTTGCTGTCCATTGCCGGTATCACCTTATTGCGCCAACAATCATTGCGCCCGAATGAGAACCAAAGCGCCGAATTAGATTCGCTGCGCATGCTGAATGAAGAGATTGTTGCGAGCCTGCCGGTGGGTTTGCTGGTGTATGACTTCGCCACCAATCGCACTCTGTTAAGCAACAAAATTGCCGAGCATCTGTTGCCCCATCTGAACCTGCAGAAAATCATCAATATGTCCGATCAGCATCAGGGCGTGCTGCAGGCCACCATCAACAACGAGGTGTATGAGATACGCCACGCCCGTAGCGTTCTGTCACCGCATACTCAACTGTTTATGATGCGCGATCAGGATCGTGAATTGCTGGTGAATAAAAAGCTGCAGAAGGCACAGCAGGTGTTGGATCGTAATCATCAGATGCGTCAGCAGTTGATGCAAAATCTCGGTCACGCCCTCAACCGTCCGCTTGAGAGCATGGTGGCGCAACTGGTGCAACTCAGCCAGCGTGATGACGATGAAAGCGTGCTGGATTTGCTGGATGAAAGCCAGGGACTGTCTCGTTTGGTCGATGACATTGTGTTGCTGAACCGCCTGGAAGCACATGACTGGTCGCCGGATGCCAGCGTGTTCAATTTGCAGGAGTTGCTGGACGACATCGCGCTGGAAAGCCTACCGCTGATGCGCCGTAAAGGGTTGGCGCTGGTGGTCAACAACCATCTGGCGAACGACGAGATGCGCTTTGGCGATCGCCGTGCACTGCGCAAAGTCCTGACCACCCTGATGCACTATGCGCTAACCACCACGCAGTGGGGCAAGATTACGCTGGAGATTAAAGCCAGCGAGAACAAACCCAACTCAGTGCTGCTGCAACTGGTGGATACCGGCTCCGGCCTGAGCGTCGATGAGCTGGCGAATGTTGATTTCCCGTATCTGGGCGAAACCACCCAGGATCGTTACGGCCAGGCCTCTGGCATGGCATTTTTCCTCTGCAAGCAGCTGTGCAAGCAGATGGGTGGCCAGCTGGAGATCATCGCCAAGCCCGATATCGGCACGCGCTATAATATTCAGCTGCCCCTCGCGCTGGAACTGCAGGGTGAGCAGGAAGAGAAACTGCTGGAAGGCGTGACCGCGCTGGTTGATATCGCCGTCGAAGATGTGCACAAAATTGTTTGCCGCCAGTTAGAAAACTGGGGAGCGAATTGCCTGACCTCTGACGAACGTTTATCCGGTCAGGATCATGATGTGCTGATCACTGACGATCCCGCCCGCCTCAATGGCTGGGCCCTGCTATTAGCCGGTGACGAAATGGGTCACCACGCATTGAACGATCAGCAATACCGGGTCAATTTCAATCTCAGCAATGCGCTGCTTGACGCGCTGCTGGCACTGATTGAAAAGCAAATGGCTCATGATTTGATGGAGGAAAGTAGTGAAGATGAGGCTGCCACGCCGTTAATGAGCGGAGGCTATTTTCAGCTGTTTACCGAGACAGTACCGCCTGATGTGAAGAGACTGTATACTGAGGCAGCGGAGAAGGATTATCCCTCGCTTGCTCAGACTGCACATCGCCTGAAAGGCGTGTTCGCCATGCTAAATCTGGTTCCAGGTAAACAGCTTTGTGAAGAGTTAGAACATCACATAAAATTATGTGAAGATTTAACCATTATAAATACCACCAGTGAAATTGACGCATACGTCAACCAACTGCTGCAGCAAGGTAACCCATAA
- a CDS encoding MFS transporter, protein MTALDAAQHNNLHQRVNMGTRIVFLIAGLCMSAWAPLVPFASQRLALSGASLGGLLLCLGVGSLAAMPITGALIARVGGRRVMLCSTLVVLAILPLLTLLNVMWLMAAALMIFGAGLGMLDVAMNVQAVEVEKAARKPMMSGFHGFFSLGGIIGAGSVSLLLASGLSPLHAVAVVMVLIVVLLVISLPTLMTERLHQPDQPWLVIPRGWVAFLGLLCFILFLAEGAVLDWSALLLLQNTEMDVAHAGLGYAIFSVAMTIGRLTGDKVIQRFGRYPVMVTGALAAAAGMTLAVLLPWPQIALLAFLLVGFGLANTVPMLFNAAGNQHDMPSNLAISAMTTLGYAGILSGPALIGFISQWLSLSGAFLLIALLLLAVAASARLVAR, encoded by the coding sequence ATGACAGCACTGGACGCCGCACAGCACAACAACTTACATCAGCGTGTCAATATGGGGACGCGTATCGTTTTCCTGATTGCCGGACTTTGCATGTCAGCATGGGCGCCATTGGTTCCCTTTGCCAGCCAGCGTCTGGCACTGAGCGGCGCATCCTTAGGTGGGCTGCTGCTGTGTCTCGGTGTGGGGTCACTGGCGGCGATGCCGATCACCGGTGCGTTAATCGCCCGAGTGGGCGGTCGTCGTGTGATGTTATGTTCCACGTTAGTGGTGCTGGCGATCCTGCCACTGCTCACTCTGTTAAATGTGATGTGGTTGATGGCTGCGGCACTGATGATCTTCGGTGCCGGGTTAGGCATGCTGGATGTCGCCATGAATGTGCAGGCCGTTGAAGTGGAGAAAGCTGCACGCAAGCCGATGATGTCGGGTTTCCATGGCTTCTTCAGCCTTGGCGGGATTATTGGTGCCGGTAGCGTCAGTTTGTTGCTGGCCAGTGGTCTCTCTCCCCTGCATGCCGTCGCGGTGGTGATGGTGTTAATCGTGGTGCTGCTGGTGATCAGCCTGCCAACGTTAATGACTGAACGGTTGCATCAGCCGGATCAACCCTGGCTGGTGATCCCACGCGGTTGGGTCGCCTTCCTGGGGTTACTGTGCTTCATTCTGTTTTTGGCAGAAGGCGCGGTGCTCGACTGGAGCGCACTGCTGTTACTGCAAAACACAGAGATGGACGTAGCACATGCGGGATTGGGCTATGCCATCTTCTCCGTGGCGATGACAATCGGCCGTCTCACCGGTGATAAAGTGATTCAACGTTTTGGCCGTTACCCCGTGATGGTTACCGGTGCGTTAGCGGCGGCGGCGGGCATGACGCTGGCAGTGTTGCTGCCCTGGCCTCAGATTGCATTGCTGGCTTTCTTGCTGGTGGGATTCGGCTTAGCCAATACCGTGCCCATGCTGTTTAATGCGGCAGGGAATCAACACGATATGCCGTCGAATCTGGCGATTTCTGCCATGACAACATTAGGCTATGCAGGTATTCTTTCAGGTCCGGCTTTAATCGGATTTATTTCCCAGTGGCTCAGTTTGAGTGGCGCATTTTTATTGATCGCCCTACTGCTGCTGGCCGTTGCCGCCAGTGCTCGCCTGGTGGCGCGCTAA
- a CDS encoding Ig-like domain-containing protein, with amino-acid sequence MSSSQNDLPLTAILQSAATLFPVADESVALQTLSVDTTPPAALRPYEPVAQDGVIAAWEANNNIHLRGRAESEPGATVTLTFNDQSWTSTVNQWGYWNASMPPSVLSGLADGNYSLTLTITDKAGNSTDTQVGFGVYVDKSIKPTLTLNPVSEDNAVSVSEGVYDLVIRGTSTHMPTGSHVTLTLGDKTYLGDVSANGNWRASIGADDLHDFQDGVYTLKVSAIDPNGKTTSTQHDLTLITHASSLPEISFDSVTDDNVINKEESQSDLTLSGSLSVLAPGQQVSVCSGDAVYQAQVGSDGHWQVTIPAAEVASFIAPGEVRVYASDAANNSTDALLELHVVTQLPDIYYEIDIGGDTTLNFAEAQHDLSFYTENINQLTINGKTYTPVDGMVTLSAADLQALPDGAVSAIAAQADQYGNHDTQTIDTLFTVATHQLPTLTLNQPFDDGVIDAADVNTWHLIQGTSTHLDQGSIVTVSLGDQSYSATVKADGSWSFTVLAGQLATLDDGSYQMKASAQDKAGNVASASQPVAVESHDSNASLSSEQVDALLVNLSESGASHSSQPSDAAVSRTLDTHYSASDSGYTLADHLQQQHTAQTMV; translated from the coding sequence ATGTCTTCATCTCAAAATGATTTACCACTGACTGCGATTCTTCAGTCAGCCGCGACGCTTTTTCCGGTCGCTGACGAATCAGTCGCTTTGCAAACGCTCAGCGTCGATACCACGCCACCCGCAGCACTGCGTCCCTATGAGCCCGTCGCACAGGATGGTGTCATAGCGGCCTGGGAGGCGAACAACAACATCCATCTGCGTGGTCGAGCCGAATCAGAGCCTGGCGCAACCGTCACCTTAACCTTCAACGATCAGAGCTGGACCAGTACGGTGAATCAGTGGGGATACTGGAACGCTTCCATGCCGCCATCGGTATTAAGTGGGCTGGCCGACGGGAACTACAGCCTGACGCTGACCATCACCGATAAAGCGGGTAACAGCACCGATACCCAGGTCGGTTTTGGCGTTTATGTCGATAAAAGTATCAAACCCACGTTGACGCTGAACCCAGTAAGCGAAGATAACGCGGTGAGTGTCTCTGAAGGGGTTTACGATCTGGTGATCCGCGGTACGTCTACGCATATGCCGACTGGCAGCCATGTCACGCTGACATTAGGTGACAAAACGTATCTTGGTGATGTCAGCGCGAACGGTAACTGGCGTGCCTCTATCGGTGCGGATGATTTACACGATTTCCAGGATGGCGTGTACACACTGAAGGTCAGCGCAATCGATCCAAATGGCAAAACCACCTCCACGCAGCACGATCTCACCTTAATCACGCACGCCAGTAGCTTGCCGGAGATCAGCTTCGATAGCGTCACCGATGACAACGTGATCAATAAAGAGGAAAGCCAAAGCGATCTGACGTTGAGCGGCAGCTTATCGGTGCTGGCTCCGGGACAGCAAGTGAGCGTATGCAGCGGCGATGCCGTCTATCAGGCACAGGTAGGGAGTGATGGTCATTGGCAGGTCACTATCCCCGCTGCTGAGGTCGCCAGTTTCATCGCACCAGGTGAAGTGCGTGTATATGCCAGCGATGCCGCGAATAACAGTACCGATGCCCTGCTGGAACTCCATGTGGTCACCCAGTTGCCCGATATCTATTACGAGATCGACATCGGTGGCGATACCACACTGAATTTTGCCGAAGCGCAGCACGATCTGAGTTTCTATACCGAAAATATTAATCAACTCACCATTAACGGCAAAACCTACACGCCTGTCGATGGCATGGTGACGCTCAGCGCAGCCGATTTGCAGGCGCTGCCAGACGGGGCCGTCTCTGCTATTGCCGCGCAAGCCGATCAGTATGGCAATCATGATACGCAAACCATCGACACGCTTTTCACTGTTGCAACCCATCAGTTGCCGACCCTGACGCTCAATCAACCTTTCGATGATGGTGTGATTGATGCCGCAGACGTGAATACATGGCACCTGATTCAGGGCACCAGTACGCATCTTGATCAGGGAAGTATAGTGACCGTCAGCTTAGGTGACCAAAGCTACAGCGCCACGGTGAAAGCGGATGGCAGTTGGTCATTCACTGTTCTGGCGGGCCAGTTGGCGACGCTGGATGACGGCAGTTATCAGATGAAAGCCAGCGCGCAGGATAAAGCCGGCAATGTGGCCAGTGCGAGTCAGCCTGTGGCGGTGGAAAGCCACGACAGCAACGCCAGCCTGAGCAGTGAGCAGGTGGATGCCTTGCTGGTCAATCTTAGTGAGAGTGGCGCCAGCCACAGTAGCCAGCCAAGCGATGCGGCGGTCAGTCGGACATTGGACACCCACTACAGTGCCAGCGATAGCGGATATACCCTCGCCGATCATCTGCAACAGCAGCACACCGCACAAACCATGGTGTAA